The genomic region tattattctgaaatacCACTTCAATATTCCAGGAGCTAGGTCGTTTAGTTGAGAGGTCAAGTAGTCCACTGGCTAGGAGGATGTCTTGGTGTGAGGAGACTGGATTATATTCCCAGTACTCAACTGGTATTTGATCTCGAGCAAATTACCTCAAATCTGTCATGTTTATTTGCCAtcttctgtctgtcttctcaACATCCCTTGTAAACATTTAATGTAAGAGATTGTTGGAAGGTGTTTGTACAGTAGCTAGCAGAGGAAGTCCCGACTACTTTTAAGATTTTTGGGGTGctacaataaaatgaaacagtctTGTTTGGTGATTCCACCTAACATTTGTCTCAACATTGTTTTAATATATGTAGACTGCAAAaccaatgaaaatgaaaacaagcatgGAAGAGTGCTGCACTTTGTCTGTGGCTTGAAAAGCCCTGGTCTTCGAGTGGTAGCCCCAGAACACCATATATGactcaggaaaaggaagagaagttgattaaaaaaacccaaaaaaccacaacaaaacaaaacccagacaCCTTCAAAATGCATTGTTGCTCTCCTAAACTTGGAATATGTAGGCAGCATCAGATCCATTAAGGGATAGCCAGGTCATTAGAGGCACTCAATCATATCTCCTTCCTCAAGTTGGTGCTTAAAATACTTGTATGAAGCTTAGGGGTTTGTAACAGCCATCATGGCTGTTGCACATCCTCTGAGGATTCCTTGGTATCACCCCAGAAAGGTTTTAACAGTTTTGTGAGAGATTGgcaccaaaatatttaaaacccaaGACAAAGTGGGATCAGAATTTTAGATACCTGCTGCCCAAACTAGAGAGGAGCAAAGGAGAAATTTCTTCTCTGGAATCTTTGAGGCTTTAACAGTTCATTTGTATTCAGGAAAGGGGCAGCCTTTCACAGGGACTGAAAGTTGCTCAGCTAATACCAGGTCATTTCCTACGAGATTATTAGAATTTGTGACTCTGGTGGCCTTGCCACCCAACACAAGTCACTTCTATAGTGTTTAATTTGACAGTGGTGAGACTAAGTTTAGCTTAGTTCATACAGTCTTTGCACAGATGAAATAATGGGTTTTGTAATGTGTTTTAACATGCTGTGAAGCTGGTTTAAAATGTTATCTAAGCCGTAGCCACTAGAGTGGGATTTAACAACTCAGCTTGCAGGTCTCAGGCTGTGCAAGAAGGTTCAAAGAGTTACACCGGGCATCTTATTTTGTGTAATCAGGCAATGATTTCATTATCAATGACTATAGCAGCAATTACACGTTCATCTGTGTTTGGTATGTGTTTGGAAATTCATGAAAAGTGAATCTGTAGTTTTTCAGGCAATAAATGAATTAGTTGATCTGAGCATGTCTGTGCTTGAATATAGACATGCTggattttcattattatttttgttatccATCTATGATTAATGACATACTggccttattttctttttcacgcccataatgaaatatttttcaaagggaGCTAGTGATAATTTTACAGGTATTCCTTTCTGTAGGAGGTTATGGATTGGCTCTTTCTGAGTATTGTTATGGTTAGAGCAAGGCATTAAAGAAACATCAAAGGAAGCATATAAAGTCAAACTCAGTTATATACAACTCATTGACAATCACAGTCCCTTAAGAAGTTTTAGAagatgtattaaatattttcaaatagcaaaaattctaaattaatagtatgaaattattttctgattgcAGTTAGCACTCCCAAAACTAAAtagaaaaattttcttttatttttatagatattatatatatattatacacaCAAACGTacatacgtgtgtgtgtatatatgtatatatgaacATATGTATGTTTTGGGCCAAATCTTTCGTGTTTTGGCTGTGCCTAATACTAGTCACCGCTGCAGACATTAAAGTCTGTCGAAGTACAGAGATGGTTCTTCACACAAAGTTTACAGCAAACTCTAATCCTTCAGTACAGAGATAACCAAGACCTGCTGACAGAAAACTGAATCCCATAATAGCTAAGATAATTCAGTGTGTATTGACTTTTTAATAGCAACTTTCAAGGTACAGCTCAGGTTAAAAAACACagtctgctctgtgctgctaaCGCATCTCAAGCACTTGCATTATTAATTGTGTGGGATCCTCTTTGTACTCAGTAAAATGGGGTCTCAGTGTTGCGGGGTTCAGTATAGTCTCAAGCTTCTGCTCTCAGATATTTCCTCACTACAGTCCTTGAAAATGAGAATGGTTTcattatatgaaaaaaacaaaacaaaacaaaaccccttcaAGTGTGTATTAGTTCTTTTTAAGAGATGCTTTCtagctttgttttcattgtatCTAGCATATTTCAAGGTGATTGGCTGTGATTAggttttttccagtaaaaattCAGGAGAACATTCTGctaaggttttgctttttctaatgtGCTGCAGTGAAACTGCTTTGTAGAAACATTCCGTCCCAAGTGATTGAAGACGTGCAGTTTACTAAGCCAAATCAAGTTACAGTGTAGAGATAATTAAATTACTGACTTGCTTCTATATAGGTGCTGCTGTATTATTTCAAGaatgaccccccccccccccccgcccccttcctGATAATCAGAATAGGAAGTATGATTTACTTGGAAACATAGGGGATGTTATATTCTTCTGCAACCAACAAAAATACATGACTTCGGGAGAGGGAGGACAAGGAGTAGCTGGGttacaaatctgtattttgtccAGGACCACTGATGAATGACTACACATTACAAATGAATATCTGTGAATTCTTGTAATGTTATTAGGGTTTTgctaagagagaaaaataatttgtcgCTGATTTCTTTAAGGATTTTTGGATGCAGTCCTTTCAGATCAGTGAGTAACcaattttctctgaaagctcTTTACAGTTgcagtatttctaaaatgtacACTGTTTGGCTTTGTAAGTAATGAAGCTTTATTTAGTTATTAGAGGGACAGTGTGCAAAACAGATCACAAAACCCTAAGAAGCCCAGcccagcaaataaaaagaaatagaagaaaatgacaGATTTAATGGTTTCCTCAGCTACATTAATGTCTTTGACAGTCTTGAAAAGAGAATTTCTAATGAGCGCTGAGACAAATGTTTGCAGGAAGTGgtcttgcttttgctgctgcacaTTTGAGTTCCTCTAATTGCATCAATAAGGAATTTCTGCTCCTCATGTAATGAATGCCTTTTGACTACTTTCTGAAAGGCAACTGGATGTAAGGGATAAACACTGGCACCTTTTGTATGAATTCACATAAACAGGTTTCAATTAATAGTTATCAGCCCTAGAAACACTGTATTATAATGCAGTAGAGTAAATCCcattgtacatttttattttaaaatgtttattaagcctaaatttccttctgctttgcttttggtgtGATGCCTCATGTCCTAAGACAGTGCTTTAACTCCCCACAGGCTTTATATTATATCTTGTGTCGGGGAGAAATCAGGTATTCTTTCACAGCTGTTCCTGCACCATCTCTCTCCTCAGACAACTCAGAATTCATATGATGCTACAGTACCTGGGTCTTTAGCTTGTTCTTGGTTCAAAAAGTGAGTTTCAGAGCAAGGGCTGGGGTTAGgttgggggggggtgaggggggaagctgtgtttattttttttttattgttgtcaTTTTTCTCCCTAAACAGAGGCACAGTTGCTGCAGGTGCAGTGGATTACTTATGAAAGaagttttctatttaaaaacagagagacTTTAATGAAATCAGTAGAGGGTTTGTACAATAGGTATTGTATTAAACCAAAGCTCAGGCTTCACATTGATTGTGGTATTTAAATTTCAATGAGTTGATTATGTATGGGAGTAAAATGACCAGTATTATGAATGTACAAAAAAGTGACATGGAAGAGCTGTGccagaaaagtgagaaaaacgTTCCCTTTATAGTCCCTAGAGTTCAATAAAGCACCACTATTTCCcagcttttaaaagctcttttatCACAATGGTTCATACCTCACATTCCCTGGAGCCTGATTTGTTATACGTGCAGGGTCCTGTTCCATTCAGCAGCATCTCACTGGTTTCAGTGTTGGTAGGTTTGTAATCTACATAAAATTCCTGTGTGCTTGGAGTCATTTGCTTCAGtgactgtcttttctttttcctgtgcctTCGCATGAGAGAgcgctgctgcagctgcttcatGCTGGCTGGGTAACGCTTCCATGACACATAGATTACCAGCAGGATCACAAGCACAGACAAGAAAAGGGCCACGCTGCCTGCTATGATTTTATGGAAGGAGATGTGTTCTGTGTCGTGCTCAGGTTCGGAGCTCGATTCAGTGGCTCCAATAgttgggggcagagggggcttGCTGTCATGTTTAGGCCTGGTGAGTTTTGGTTTAAACGTTGGCTTTGGAAGAGCTCGTGCTAATTCAAACCTTTCCGTGGTACTTTTGCTACAGATGCTGTAGTTTTTCACTGCATCAATAACATTCACCCCTTGCAGCTCTTTGGGGCTGGCACAAATAATCGTATTTTCCCTCAGCCCTTTAAAACTTTTAAGCCAGTTTACCAGAGAGCAAATGTTTCTGCTGCATTCCCATATATTCCCGGCAAGGCTGATGTCATTGAGGGATATCCAAGAATCCAAAATTTCTTGACCAATAAATGTGAGCTTGTTTGAATCCAGGTTGAGGCGCTGTAAATtgggcacacactgaaaaaCACTAGGTCCACTGAAAGCTTCTATTTCATTGCCAGATAAATCAAGTCTTTGTAATGAGCTCCAGGTCCAGGACATAGTTTGTCCTATCACACTGATTTTATTCCACTGTAAATAAAGGTTTTGAAGGCTGACTAGCCTTGGAAAAAGTGCCAGGTTGAGCTTAGAAAATTGATTGTGCTCCAGATGAAGCTCTTTCAGTCTGATCATGCCTGCAAAGACATTCCTTGCTAAACTTCGGATGCGATTATAACCCAGGTCCAACAGTTCAAGGTTCCTACAATCTTGAAATATTCGAACAGGGATGGTTCTTAGGGAATTGGACCGCAAATGTAAACTCAGCAGCTTCCTTAAGCCCCTGAACTGTTCAGATCCCAGAGACTGCAGCTGATTGTATGACAGATCCAAATTCCGGAGATTTGTCACAGGTCTGAAGGTATTATTAAGAAAATAGGAGATTCTGTTGGAACTCAAGATCAACTCTTTTAGTCTGCGTATTCCATTGAAAGCATTTTCATCAATATTGCTGATGTGGTTATGGTCTAAATAGAGCCAGGTGAGTTGATTAAGACCTTTAAATTGATTGTATTTTAGTTTTTGGAGGCTGTTATATCGAAGGGACAAACCTAAACAACCAGCAGATATACTTGAGGGAATCTCCTGCAATTTCTGAGATTCACAATATACCATTTTGCCTTCACACCTACAGCCCTTAGGGCATCCTCgttcagcagaagaaagcattgtCAGTAATACAGTAGGGGCTATTACCAGAGCTACAGCTGATCCGCTCAGTAGCCTAATTACATTGAAacctggaaataaaaacaacttaGAAAAGTTATCCCCCCACACATCAGTCATTTCTTTCAATCATgctaaaatcttttatttcaacaatcatttaaaaatccCTAGTTTGACTCAACTACTTTTcacattgttttctttactcagattttttttaaaaatgcctttatataaacactgaaaaacagttGGGTAAAAGGTGTAATCCCTAAGCAATTTAACTGTAATAATAAATCACATCAAGGTAAGTCTATGGAGTAATTAAAGCACGGGCTATGCAGTGGCTATGAactagacattaaaaaaataacatgaaaaacataCCCATTCTTTGTGTTGTTCAAAGGTCGTCCTTAGgtcttttgttttttgcttaGTGTGCCACAAGCATGGCAGCCCCTGTC from Ciconia boyciana chromosome 8, ASM3463844v1, whole genome shotgun sequence harbors:
- the LRRTM3 gene encoding leucine-rich repeat transmembrane neuronal protein 3 — protein: MTDVWGDNFSKLFLFPGFNVIRLLSGSAVALVIAPTVLLTMLSSAERGCPKGCRCEGKMVYCESQKLQEIPSSISAGCLGLSLRYNSLQKLKYNQFKGLNQLTWLYLDHNHISNIDENAFNGIRRLKELILSSNRISYFLNNTFRPVTNLRNLDLSYNQLQSLGSEQFRGLRKLLSLHLRSNSLRTIPVRIFQDCRNLELLDLGYNRIRSLARNVFAGMIRLKELHLEHNQFSKLNLALFPRLVSLQNLYLQWNKISVIGQTMSWTWSSLQRLDLSGNEIEAFSGPSVFQCVPNLQRLNLDSNKLTFIGQEILDSWISLNDISLAGNIWECSRNICSLVNWLKSFKGLRENTIICASPKELQGVNVIDAVKNYSICSKSTTERFELARALPKPTFKPKLTRPKHDSKPPLPPTIGATESSSEPEHDTEHISFHKIIAGSVALFLSVLVILLVIYVSWKRYPASMKQLQQRSLMRRHRKKKRQSLKQMTPSTQEFYVDYKPTNTETSEMLLNGTGPCTYNKSGSRECEIPLSMNVSTFLAYDQPTISYCGVHHELLAHKPYDSNNQEETVETHLETDLDLSTITTTARIKEHSQQLA